A region of Rhizobium sp. CCGE531 DNA encodes the following proteins:
- the hxsB gene encoding His-Xaa-Ser system radical SAM maturase HxsB codes for MTVFPLKFKPFGAGYLFADDAGGYFKADAHFLNRYATGKLTALDRGFLEANGHAFNEIDDPAYMGFAYRWAQRLHRPQELNYVILVPTLRCNLACAYCQVSRVNESTPGFDWTDETLERVLRFLDAMTSASVKIEFQGGEPLLRLDLLEKVRDFARRKFQEVFFTVCTNLQSVSEEAWDFLDASDVFVSTSLDGEFSTHERQRTVNAKDTQQFVSNLSYAIERLGQGKVSALPTLDINQLPSVSEIIDTFGRFGFRSIFLRPVNHQGFARKRFQTTGLEDKWNAYHADFIDALIEHNWTAGQPVEEFYFTHCLRRVLRGGHNQHVDLRNPNILGRDYIVIDYDGTFYPTDEARMVTRVGQVDLSIGNLCDGIDQSKLDVLNEESSNSFHPDCIHCPYQAACGADVVDDLSRYGRIDLPKADTAFCRRHTAIFDKIFELLYSADEKVQKSLAFWAGIPEFDPSLAPVHT; via the coding sequence ATGACCGTATTTCCCCTTAAGTTCAAACCGTTCGGCGCCGGCTATCTTTTTGCGGATGATGCGGGCGGTTACTTCAAAGCCGACGCTCACTTTCTCAATCGCTATGCGACCGGAAAGCTGACGGCACTGGATAGGGGCTTTCTTGAAGCAAATGGTCATGCGTTCAATGAGATCGACGATCCAGCCTATATGGGATTTGCCTACCGGTGGGCCCAACGGTTGCACCGTCCTCAAGAGCTGAATTACGTCATTCTCGTTCCGACCCTCCGTTGCAATTTGGCATGTGCCTATTGCCAGGTGTCTCGGGTGAACGAGAGCACTCCGGGCTTTGATTGGACGGATGAGACGCTTGAGCGCGTTCTCCGATTTCTCGATGCCATGACGTCCGCGAGCGTCAAAATCGAATTCCAGGGTGGCGAGCCACTGCTCCGATTAGACCTATTGGAGAAGGTTCGTGATTTCGCTCGCCGCAAGTTCCAAGAAGTTTTCTTTACGGTATGCACCAATCTGCAATCAGTATCGGAAGAAGCTTGGGATTTCCTGGATGCCTCGGACGTCTTCGTGAGTACGTCACTTGATGGCGAATTTTCGACGCATGAGCGGCAACGAACCGTAAACGCCAAAGACACGCAGCAATTCGTATCGAACCTCAGCTATGCCATCGAGCGCTTGGGGCAGGGAAAGGTCTCGGCTCTCCCGACGCTAGACATCAACCAGTTGCCGAGCGTTTCCGAGATCATTGATACATTTGGCCGGTTCGGATTTCGGTCAATTTTCCTTCGACCAGTTAATCATCAGGGTTTTGCCAGAAAACGGTTTCAGACCACCGGTCTCGAAGACAAATGGAATGCCTACCATGCCGATTTTATCGACGCTCTGATCGAGCACAATTGGACCGCCGGGCAGCCGGTTGAGGAGTTCTATTTCACACACTGCCTGCGGCGGGTTCTGCGTGGCGGCCACAATCAGCACGTCGACCTTCGTAATCCGAATATTCTCGGCCGAGACTACATCGTTATTGACTACGATGGCACCTTCTATCCGACGGATGAAGCCAGGATGGTCACGCGGGTTGGACAGGTCGATCTTAGCATTGGCAATCTTTGTGACGGCATCGACCAGTCCAAGCTAGACGTGCTGAACGAAGAGTCTTCCAATTCATTCCATCCCGACTGCATCCATTGTCCATACCAAGCCGCGTGTGGTGCGGACGTTGTTGACGATCTATCCCGTTATGGGCGCATCGATCTACCGAAGGCCGACACAGCCTTCTGTCGCCGTCATACCGCAATCTTCGACAAGATCTTCGAGCTGCTCTATTCGGCTGACGAGAAAGTCCAAAAGAGCCTTGCGTTCTGGGCCGGAATTCCGGAATTCGATCCGTCACTGGCGCCGGTACACACATGA
- the hxsC gene encoding His-Xaa-Ser system radical SAM maturase HxsC yields MIDLRLKIDDVPIDNPSIVRLRSHAVDSEYDALLIDRDQESQTFDLAGYSLRVHCGPETDLDGDVLLLVPGRKSAHRLVRSRSRHNTFLVTEQCDQLCVMCSQPPKKYHADLFDQFTVAATLAPENARITISGGEPLLHKGRLFQFLLAAVKARPDISFHVLTNGQFFEPGDSTVMDEIGRDRVLWGIPLYAPYAGLHDSIVGKSGAFETLSLNLTALMRAGAAVELRTVVLQQNWDVLPQLANYVSTRLPFIDVWAIMQLENIGYGRMNWAHSFKDTSLDFGRLRTAINLAIGRGIQTLLYNFPLCSVPPGYRHLAPGTISDWKNKFLEQCSGCSLRSTCGGFFEWYKADQGFGGLSPQ; encoded by the coding sequence ATGATCGATTTGCGGCTCAAGATCGATGACGTCCCGATCGACAATCCAAGTATCGTTCGCTTGCGCTCGCACGCGGTGGACAGTGAATATGATGCACTCCTGATCGACAGAGATCAGGAAAGTCAAACCTTCGATCTCGCGGGTTACTCGCTTCGCGTCCACTGCGGTCCCGAAACCGATCTTGACGGTGACGTCCTGCTTCTAGTTCCTGGGCGAAAGTCAGCGCATCGATTGGTGCGATCCCGGTCGAGACACAACACCTTCTTGGTCACCGAGCAATGCGACCAGCTCTGCGTCATGTGCTCGCAGCCTCCAAAGAAATATCACGCCGACCTCTTCGACCAGTTCACAGTCGCCGCCACCTTAGCGCCGGAAAACGCTCGGATCACCATATCTGGCGGCGAACCGCTGCTGCACAAAGGAAGGCTGTTTCAGTTTCTTCTAGCAGCCGTGAAAGCCCGGCCGGATATCTCATTTCATGTTCTGACCAACGGCCAGTTTTTCGAACCGGGCGACAGCACCGTGATGGATGAGATCGGACGTGATCGCGTGCTATGGGGCATTCCGCTCTATGCGCCTTATGCGGGACTTCACGACAGCATTGTTGGAAAATCCGGAGCCTTTGAAACGCTGTCGTTGAACTTGACGGCGCTGATGAGGGCGGGGGCAGCGGTCGAGCTTCGTACGGTTGTCCTCCAGCAGAACTGGGATGTGTTGCCACAGCTTGCGAACTATGTCTCGACCCGGCTTCCGTTCATTGACGTATGGGCGATCATGCAACTGGAAAATATTGGCTACGGCAGAATGAACTGGGCCCATTCGTTCAAGGATACGTCGCTGGATTTCGGCCGACTCCGCACAGCCATCAACCTCGCGATTGGGCGCGGTATTCAAACGCTGCTCTATAATTTCCCTCTTTGCAGTGTCCCTCCAGGGTACCGACATCTGGCACCAGGCACGATTTCAGATTGGAAGAACAAATTTTTGGAACAGTGCAGCGGATGTTCGCTGCGCTCTACTTGTGGTGGATTTTTTGAATGGTATAAAGCTGATCAGGGGTTTGGGGGACTCTCACCACAATGA
- the hxsA gene encoding His-Xaa-Ser repeat protein HxsA: protein MKKRKIYLVPSLIAAGFMPSKGDAAPIIGLTEKKPATSLFERLRVKQVYTLAGHSSHSSHASHASHASHASSAGGGYVPRGDYDTAYPSPDPTPRYQPNPGPVIRSLPTTPNLPGTTSTGTYSTQSSSTSAQPVPLKTLPGNSDKFRRIVIQVQTALIAFGYFGGPITGQVDAATKGGLSKMQDAYGLKVTGTITPQVLSALGIATN from the coding sequence ATGAAGAAGCGCAAGATCTACCTGGTGCCGTCGTTGATCGCGGCCGGTTTCATGCCATCGAAAGGTGATGCTGCGCCAATCATCGGCCTTACCGAAAAGAAGCCTGCCACCTCCTTGTTCGAACGGTTGCGGGTCAAGCAGGTCTACACCCTTGCGGGCCATAGCTCGCATTCGAGCCACGCAAGTCATGCCAGTCACGCAAGCCACGCATCCTCAGCTGGAGGTGGCTACGTCCCACGGGGCGATTATGACACTGCTTATCCATCGCCCGATCCGACACCGCGCTATCAGCCCAACCCGGGGCCGGTCATCAGAAGTCTCCCAACCACTCCAAACTTACCGGGGACGACGTCAACTGGCACCTATTCGACGCAATCCTCTTCGACGAGCGCGCAGCCAGTGCCACTGAAGACGTTGCCAGGCAACTCGGATAAATTTCGCCGTATCGTCATACAGGTCCAGACCGCTCTGATCGCCTTTGGTTATTTCGGCGGCCCGATAACAGGGCAAGTCGATGCCGCCACCAAGGGCGGGCTCAGTAAAATGCAGGATGCGTACGGTCTCAAAGTCACCGGCACCATAACTCCGCAGGTCCTGTCGGCCCTGGGGATCGCGACGAACTAA
- a CDS encoding protein kinase domain-containing protein: MSTIVFGSDGRKVTLGGMLGKGGEGAVYHVHEEGDLAVKIYNPGRAFERKAKILAMTSAALHKTTDIVAFPIDTVSDKSGMFMGFSMKKVAGFKNIHELYGPGSRRTEFPSADARFLVRSAFNLANAFAAIHSTGCVVGDVNHSGILVSNQAMVTLIDSDSFQFKKGPEVYRCTVGVPDYTPPELRGADFEKVVRMANHDNFGLAVLIFQLLFLGRHPFAGKHLGPGDIDIPTAIGDHRFAYSARRAETRMEPPPLTPALGDFGKEVSDAFESAFGKSGDLPGGRPNATSWVQILGKLEKGLLECSADKSHAYFRSSSCPWCRLEKSMGRSLFAAKISSTVSTLNIGDLIALINRPAPPNQAPAPESIIAVPSLTRSPVAVSFSRGKQLAFFASVAGLLIGIFLANQLNGFWGAALVIASIIMMIRSRRPAEEFRVELQAATAAWEEKKKIWEEHAGPAVFLKRKSHYLSLASAHGKLPEQERERLAELERKKRDLQFRSHMQGHLISRAKIAGIGQSRTVTLSSFGFDSAWDVKTRSVLAVPGIGPKKADALANWSSSVEKKFVFNSHIATDPQAINEVKTDIARQRADLEGELRRAPDELKELLDTASELRRNPPPQLVEAYVRLKQVQMDIG; this comes from the coding sequence ATGAGCACTATCGTATTCGGATCGGATGGGAGGAAGGTGACGCTTGGCGGGATGCTAGGAAAAGGCGGCGAAGGCGCGGTCTACCACGTCCACGAGGAGGGCGATTTGGCGGTGAAGATTTATAATCCCGGCAGGGCCTTCGAGAGGAAAGCAAAAATCCTTGCCATGACGTCGGCCGCACTCCACAAGACAACCGACATCGTCGCCTTCCCGATCGACACTGTCAGTGACAAGAGCGGAATGTTCATGGGGTTTTCCATGAAGAAGGTCGCAGGTTTTAAGAATATCCATGAACTCTATGGGCCTGGCAGCAGGCGGACGGAATTTCCTTCTGCCGACGCCCGGTTCCTGGTGCGCAGCGCGTTCAATCTTGCGAACGCGTTTGCTGCAATCCACAGCACGGGCTGCGTGGTCGGCGACGTAAACCACTCCGGCATCCTCGTTTCAAACCAGGCTATGGTAACTCTGATCGACAGCGACTCCTTTCAGTTCAAAAAGGGGCCAGAGGTCTATCGCTGCACCGTAGGCGTGCCGGATTACACGCCGCCTGAGCTGAGAGGCGCGGACTTCGAAAAAGTGGTTCGGATGGCGAACCACGACAACTTTGGTCTAGCCGTCCTCATCTTTCAGCTGCTTTTTCTTGGGAGACATCCGTTTGCTGGGAAGCATCTCGGTCCTGGCGACATAGACATCCCGACCGCTATAGGCGACCACCGTTTCGCCTATAGCGCACGCAGGGCTGAGACGCGCATGGAACCTCCGCCGCTAACACCAGCGCTGGGTGACTTTGGCAAGGAGGTTTCCGACGCATTCGAATCCGCTTTCGGAAAGAGTGGTGATCTTCCGGGCGGTCGACCGAATGCGACCTCGTGGGTCCAAATCCTCGGCAAGCTCGAGAAGGGTTTGCTGGAGTGCTCTGCTGACAAATCGCATGCATATTTTCGGAGTTCGTCGTGTCCCTGGTGCCGCCTCGAGAAATCGATGGGCAGGAGCCTCTTCGCCGCGAAGATTTCAAGCACTGTTTCCACACTGAACATCGGTGACCTCATTGCTCTGATCAACCGTCCCGCTCCACCAAACCAAGCCCCAGCACCTGAAAGCATCATTGCGGTTCCGTCTCTCACCCGCAGCCCTGTGGCGGTATCCTTCTCACGTGGAAAGCAGCTGGCGTTTTTCGCCTCGGTTGCGGGACTGCTGATAGGTATTTTCCTTGCAAACCAGTTGAATGGCTTCTGGGGTGCAGCTCTGGTTATCGCATCAATCATAATGATGATCCGATCCCGCCGTCCTGCGGAAGAATTTAGGGTCGAACTGCAGGCGGCTACCGCAGCATGGGAGGAGAAGAAGAAAATTTGGGAAGAGCACGCCGGGCCTGCCGTGTTCCTGAAACGAAAAAGCCACTATCTGTCCCTGGCCTCGGCTCATGGCAAACTTCCGGAACAGGAACGCGAACGGCTCGCCGAGCTCGAGCGAAAGAAAAGAGACCTTCAATTCAGGAGCCACATGCAGGGGCACTTGATCTCCCGCGCAAAAATCGCTGGCATTGGACAGAGCAGGACGGTAACGCTCTCGTCGTTTGGTTTTGACAGCGCGTGGGATGTGAAGACTCGCTCGGTTTTAGCCGTTCCCGGCATTGGTCCCAAAAAAGCCGACGCCCTTGCGAATTGGTCGTCGTCTGTTGAAAAGAAATTTGTATTCAATAGTCACATTGCCACCGATCCGCAGGCTATCAATGAGGTCAAAACGGACATAGCGCGTCAGAGGGCTGACCTGGAAGGAGAGCTGAGGCGTGCTCCGGATGAGCTCAAGGAACTTCTGGATACTGCCTCCGAACTGCGAAGGAACCCGCCCCCGCAATTGGTTGAAGCGTATGTGCGGCTTAAGCAAGTCCAAATGGATATAGGGTAA
- a CDS encoding PP2C family serine/threonine-protein phosphatase, with the protein MTDGWRWAAARACGTSHVKTGLPCQDFALSETLASVDETVMAVIVSDGAGSAKLAQIGSKSVCIGLLRLIRGYLANHSLSQLREEMVWDWIDDIREYISAKASRSGTQRRDFAATSVAALMSENGTVIFHIGDGAAVVRYEGDEAWDVPSWPYQGEYASTTSFITDDPQPHLTFVRNDRRVDRFAVFSDGIERLVLNSANRSAHEPFFNRMVTPLALSEEAGRNLPLSMALREYLESPSVCERTDDDKTLVLGVRK; encoded by the coding sequence ATGACCGATGGCTGGCGATGGGCTGCGGCCCGTGCTTGTGGCACCTCCCATGTGAAGACGGGTTTGCCATGTCAGGATTTTGCATTGAGTGAGACTTTAGCCAGCGTCGATGAAACCGTCATGGCAGTGATCGTTTCAGATGGTGCGGGAAGCGCAAAACTGGCGCAGATTGGTTCAAAATCAGTCTGCATCGGTCTGCTTCGGCTCATCCGTGGATATCTCGCAAATCACTCCCTCTCCCAGCTTCGTGAAGAAATGGTCTGGGACTGGATAGACGATATCCGCGAATACATCAGCGCGAAGGCTAGTCGCTCTGGAACACAGCGACGCGATTTCGCGGCCACAAGCGTTGCTGCTCTCATGTCTGAAAACGGTACTGTGATCTTTCACATCGGCGATGGCGCGGCTGTCGTACGCTACGAAGGAGACGAAGCCTGGGATGTGCCGTCGTGGCCGTATCAAGGCGAATATGCATCGACAACCAGCTTCATCACCGATGATCCCCAACCGCATCTCACTTTCGTTCGAAATGACCGTCGTGTCGATCGATTTGCAGTCTTCTCCGACGGCATCGAACGTCTAGTCCTCAATAGCGCAAATCGTTCGGCTCATGAGCCATTTTTCAATCGGATGGTGACGCCGCTGGCTCTTTCGGAGGAAGCCGGCAGGAACCTTCCTCTGTCGATGGCGCTGCGAGAATATCTTGAAAGCCCATCCGTTTGCGAAAGAACCGATGACGACAAGACGCTCGTACTCGGTGTGCGCAAATGA
- a CDS encoding VWA domain-containing protein translates to MPNPFEQIPFDGAEFVDNPEPRCPCLLLLDVSGSMRGRPLRELNEGLVQFKDELYADSLASKRVEIGIVSFGPVTIVNDFTSMQNWIVPELAAQGDTPMGHAIEEGLRLLRDRKNSYRQNGISYYRPWVFLITDGAPTDAWQSAAAQVKAGEVEKAFSFFAVGVDGANFETLSHICVRQPLALKELRFRDLFQWLSSSLSSVSQSNPGDAVPLSNPATPDGWASIA, encoded by the coding sequence ATGCCGAATCCATTTGAGCAAATCCCCTTTGATGGCGCGGAGTTCGTGGACAATCCCGAACCGCGTTGTCCCTGCCTGTTATTGCTAGACGTCTCTGGTTCGATGCGGGGACGCCCGCTTAGGGAACTCAATGAAGGTCTCGTTCAGTTCAAAGACGAGCTCTATGCGGACTCTCTCGCATCTAAGCGCGTTGAGATAGGCATAGTCTCCTTCGGCCCTGTGACCATCGTCAACGACTTTACAAGCATGCAAAACTGGATCGTCCCCGAGTTAGCCGCACAGGGAGATACGCCAATGGGCCATGCAATCGAGGAAGGGCTCCGGCTTCTGCGCGACCGGAAGAACTCCTATCGCCAAAACGGAATCTCATACTATCGCCCGTGGGTTTTCCTGATTACGGACGGAGCCCCAACAGACGCCTGGCAGAGTGCGGCGGCGCAGGTCAAGGCTGGAGAAGTTGAAAAGGCCTTCAGCTTTTTTGCTGTGGGCGTCGACGGCGCTAATTTCGAAACGCTTTCCCATATCTGCGTGCGCCAGCCTTTGGCGCTGAAGGAACTCAGGTTCCGAGATCTGTTCCAGTGGCTTTCCAGCTCTCTAAGCTCCGTCTCGCAATCCAATCCCGGTGACGCCGTTCCTCTCTCTAATCCTGCAACGCCAGACGGATGGGCCTCAATCGCATGA
- a CDS encoding type II toxin-antitoxin system VapC family toxin — protein sequence MKYLLDTNVLKEIGRPVPHENVAAWLDTVDDTDLAISVTSVREISKGIEKTRKTDDAVANEIAKAADAIFAAYDVRILPVDEAVARRWGQMLGHSDKNIDDKGLAATALANGLVIVTRNVADFQERGVTIMDPFKKATKDSRNIAR from the coding sequence TTGAAATATCTGCTCGATACCAATGTTCTGAAAGAGATAGGTCGACCCGTGCCGCACGAAAATGTGGCGGCTTGGCTCGATACGGTTGACGATACCGATCTCGCGATCAGCGTGACCTCGGTCCGAGAGATCTCGAAAGGCATTGAAAAAACGCGGAAAACCGACGACGCTGTGGCGAACGAGATCGCCAAGGCGGCCGATGCCATCTTCGCAGCCTACGATGTGCGTATCCTTCCTGTCGATGAAGCTGTCGCTCGCCGCTGGGGGCAGATGCTCGGACACTCCGACAAGAACATTGACGACAAAGGATTAGCCGCGACGGCGCTGGCGAATGGTCTGGTCATCGTCACCCGCAACGTCGCTGATTTTCAGGAGCGCGGCGTCACAATCATGGATCCGTTTAAGAAGGCGACCAAAGACTCCCGAAATATTGCACGATGA
- a CDS encoding DUF433 domain-containing protein — MEHLTTAQAAFVVDAPLDTFKKVVERAPIKPQLVKRGGRNIRQFGQAELVFLHAYDELKQALTPKSQSEFYEALRSSLKRGHAKEVVFGKQRYDIGQHLVFVERKLKELDKLTAQIDLSGKEPLIRGTQIEAHRIAALLDTGATVKDVMRDYPSLKEQQIVAARVYAEAHPKAGRPYPKQTAKAAMRAADLSALDD, encoded by the coding sequence GTGGAACATCTGACGACGGCACAAGCGGCTTTTGTGGTTGATGCGCCTCTAGACACTTTCAAAAAGGTTGTCGAGCGCGCGCCGATCAAGCCACAACTCGTGAAGCGAGGCGGTCGGAATATCAGGCAGTTCGGTCAAGCCGAGCTGGTATTTCTCCATGCCTATGACGAACTCAAACAGGCGCTGACACCCAAGAGCCAGTCCGAATTCTACGAGGCGTTGCGAAGCTCTCTCAAACGCGGTCACGCGAAAGAGGTCGTGTTCGGTAAACAGCGCTACGACATTGGTCAGCACCTGGTCTTCGTCGAGCGTAAGCTGAAGGAACTCGACAAGCTCACTGCTCAAATCGACCTATCCGGCAAGGAACCGCTAATCCGGGGAACGCAAATCGAGGCGCATCGGATTGCCGCTCTCCTCGACACCGGCGCCACTGTCAAAGATGTCATGCGCGACTATCCCTCTCTGAAGGAACAACAGATCGTTGCAGCGCGAGTCTATGCGGAGGCGCATCCGAAGGCAGGCAGGCCATATCCGAAGCAAACGGCAAAGGCCGCCATGCGAGCCGCCGATCTTAGTGCGCTGGATGATTGA
- a CDS encoding type II toxin-antitoxin system HipA family toxin, translating into MAKSSAILGVHLLDQTLGKVRVGTLTRDSDGAVAFVVAETFLRDPRRPIFSLGWFDPDDDEGTRNRLARRGDKIGLHGTLPPWFSGLLPEGALRDLVLNEMGPGDHDEFDVLTRLGGDLPGAILVVPETAIPASAGPITIEKVHGVDVALPDGAVKFSLAGVQLKFTANVEGDRLTVPGRGNTGRCIIKVASERYPGLPEAEHAAMQMARTIGVRTANCRLVSSTAISGVPAELSAHGERVLVVDRFDRADDDRRIHIEDAAQILGAIGDRKYTMATTETIINMVRRFSTDHRDDILEAIRRVVADVLLGNGDNHLKNWSFRFPAPGEIRLSPAYDIVPTVLYMPSDTMALRFVKTHSFESVNLHRFERVASFLRLDAKLITREVVATIRRALEHWPTMAPELLGESKAKQLLDRLETLTLVDEVRRQS; encoded by the coding sequence ATGGCGAAATCATCGGCGATCCTCGGCGTCCATCTTCTCGATCAGACACTCGGGAAGGTTAGGGTAGGGACCCTGACGCGCGATAGTGACGGCGCGGTCGCGTTTGTCGTTGCCGAAACATTTCTGCGGGATCCAAGGCGGCCAATTTTCAGCCTGGGTTGGTTCGATCCTGACGATGACGAGGGCACACGCAATCGTCTGGCGCGGCGTGGCGACAAAATTGGGCTTCACGGCACATTGCCCCCATGGTTTTCAGGATTGCTTCCCGAGGGCGCCCTCAGGGATCTCGTGTTGAACGAAATGGGGCCTGGCGATCACGACGAGTTCGACGTCCTGACCCGCCTTGGTGGCGATCTCCCTGGCGCAATCCTCGTCGTACCGGAAACCGCGATCCCAGCGTCAGCCGGGCCAATCACCATCGAAAAGGTACATGGCGTGGATGTCGCGCTGCCCGACGGCGCGGTTAAATTCTCGCTCGCCGGTGTGCAGCTCAAGTTCACGGCCAACGTCGAGGGCGACAGATTGACAGTTCCCGGTCGCGGTAACACCGGCCGCTGCATCATCAAGGTGGCAAGCGAGCGATACCCAGGGCTGCCGGAAGCTGAACATGCGGCCATGCAGATGGCAAGGACGATCGGCGTGCGAACAGCAAACTGCCGGCTTGTCTCCAGCACCGCAATCAGCGGCGTCCCTGCGGAACTGTCGGCTCATGGCGAGCGCGTTCTCGTCGTCGATCGCTTCGACCGCGCCGACGATGATCGTCGCATCCACATCGAAGACGCGGCCCAAATTCTGGGAGCGATAGGCGATCGAAAATATACGATGGCGACGACCGAGACCATCATCAACATGGTGCGCCGCTTCAGCACCGACCATCGTGATGACATATTGGAAGCTATCCGCAGGGTCGTTGCAGACGTGCTTTTAGGAAATGGCGACAACCATCTCAAGAACTGGTCTTTCCGTTTCCCGGCACCTGGCGAAATCCGGCTGTCGCCGGCCTACGATATTGTCCCGACCGTTCTTTACATGCCGTCCGACACTATGGCGCTGAGGTTCGTCAAAACCCACAGCTTCGAAAGCGTGAACCTGCATCGCTTTGAGAGGGTCGCAAGTTTTCTTCGCCTGGACGCGAAGCTGATCACACGCGAGGTCGTTGCGACAATCAGACGTGCGCTTGAACATTGGCCGACAATGGCACCTGAACTGCTCGGAGAATCGAAAGCCAAGCAGCTTCTTGATCGCCTCGAAACTCTGACCCTGGTGGACGAAGTGCGGCGTCAATCGTAG
- a CDS encoding helix-turn-helix transcriptional regulator, translating into MSTTIFNTLGEQLLAARKRRGLSQPALATRLGRDRARISELERDLATDRRGRDRLTLFAEICDALDLVPVLLPKSRIGEVRQLIGDAGEQLNKGTAVSAFEELFVDLDEDDNGEP; encoded by the coding sequence ATGAGCACCACGATTTTCAATACTCTTGGCGAGCAACTGTTGGCCGCCCGTAAACGACGCGGTCTCAGCCAGCCTGCACTTGCGACAAGGCTCGGCCGGGACCGGGCGCGAATATCGGAACTCGAAAGGGACCTTGCAACCGATCGACGGGGTAGGGATCGACTGACGCTGTTTGCCGAAATCTGCGATGCCCTCGACCTTGTGCCCGTCCTGCTGCCGAAGTCCCGGATCGGGGAAGTAAGGCAGCTGATTGGCGATGCTGGGGAACAGCTGAATAAAGGTACGGCGGTGAGCGCATTTGAGGAACTTTTCGTCGATCTCGATGAAGACGACAATGGGGAACCGTGA
- a CDS encoding DUF433 domain-containing protein, translating into MPAVAEMLKASEAAVVSRVSLRDVNRVIDEHILPAFISLDNGRHVLAGACSLITFYFESARRLTSEERLFTIRTAEPRLARARTLPWSALLLEDWTVHHEFLTIDLMPFMRGASERLDDLAAAREVVTSSADILGGTPVIRGTRVPVHDVAGSVSAGNSTERILETWPSLDREKIRLATIYAEANPLRGRPRVLGELPEGSVILTDRRVPVAGRRDEVSD; encoded by the coding sequence ATGCCCGCAGTTGCCGAGATGCTGAAGGCGAGCGAGGCTGCCGTTGTCTCGCGCGTGAGCCTGCGCGACGTCAATCGCGTTATCGACGAGCACATCTTGCCAGCGTTCATATCGCTCGACAACGGTCGTCATGTCCTCGCCGGAGCCTGCTCGCTTATCACGTTTTACTTCGAAAGCGCCCGCCGCCTTACCTCGGAAGAACGCCTGTTTACTATCCGGACGGCAGAGCCCCGACTCGCGAGAGCCCGCACCCTCCCGTGGTCCGCCCTATTGCTTGAAGATTGGACCGTGCACCACGAGTTTCTGACGATCGATCTAATGCCCTTTATGAGGGGCGCGAGCGAGCGGCTGGACGACCTTGCCGCAGCACGGGAGGTCGTCACATCGTCGGCCGACATCCTTGGTGGGACGCCTGTCATTCGAGGCACCCGCGTTCCTGTCCATGATGTTGCCGGGTCCGTATCCGCGGGCAATTCCACGGAGCGCATTCTCGAAACCTGGCCTAGCCTGGACAGAGAGAAGATCAGGCTCGCGACAATCTATGCGGAAGCTAATCCCTTGCGCGGGCGGCCCCGCGTGCTGGGCGAGCTCCCCGAAGGTTCGGTCATCCTCACAGATCGTCGCGTCCCCGTCGCAGGAAGGCGGGATGAAGTTTCTGATTGA
- a CDS encoding DUF5615 family PIN-like protein, with protein sequence MKFLIDECLSPQLAKMAREKGYGETSHVVWMKLGGLKDWELKPIILEGDWTFVTNNLVDFRGPKDKPGTKGQYADVAIHAGLICLNGPSGMDLEMQIELFEQALAELDDDDDLVNRVLEISLDDEEELRVLRYALPKESSFRKEKRHTSSIISQQRARTNRTG encoded by the coding sequence ATGAAGTTTCTGATTGATGAGTGCCTCAGTCCTCAACTGGCTAAGATGGCGCGGGAAAAAGGTTATGGCGAAACGAGCCATGTCGTTTGGATGAAACTGGGTGGCCTGAAAGACTGGGAGCTCAAACCGATCATTCTTGAGGGCGACTGGACGTTCGTCACGAATAACTTGGTCGACTTCCGCGGGCCGAAAGACAAGCCCGGGACGAAAGGGCAATATGCCGACGTTGCCATCCATGCCGGGCTGATCTGCCTAAACGGCCCGTCCGGTATGGACCTCGAGATGCAGATCGAGCTGTTCGAACAGGCTTTGGCCGAACTCGACGACGACGATGATCTCGTCAATCGTGTGTTGGAAATTTCCCTCGACGATGAGGAGGAACTGCGCGTGCTCCGGTACGCGCTTCCAAAGGAATCATCGTTCAGGAAGGAAAAACGGCATACAAGCTCAATAATAAGCCAGCAACGTGCTAGAACTAATCGGACTGGCTGA